The following coding sequences lie in one Monomorium pharaonis isolate MP-MQ-018 chromosome 1, ASM1337386v2, whole genome shotgun sequence genomic window:
- the LOC105833230 gene encoding uncharacterized protein LOC105833230 isoform X1, translated as MAEGGTEPKSIDGQIPRGQLEINECLGNWLMYLQTLNGLCTAGTKLAQSLQALLSVHDTVAQCRLTGQCLAGWEELARATHIASNTVKNHVITALRDHESRDNDGDKHDILRENLLTFINLQYQFCVACCECLGGMAECSCSQSGSGDCDIAALQQCFERLYSSPVPPISSSSTQQSTQNYRRSPLPYSLFPLQVQRRWSETAAAEMSGESAESTMRRWSMPWDCKHVIEWPRQDARSRLRVPQQDRSRSTTPDSVWKTSMASQDGLQEAIQLLSCKPGVRPSNQLSAYTSQHIPGVTLTTCNFDSNYDSAIWSGSRRIGSPRCWPQDSSDHSDQSGHRDSDHSVHSEHRDSEQSGASGSHGDSKDSIHSHCDHRETETGTADTLPSRKSSSSTDSCVSAHSRSGSESAGGGECTRSQLYSMWSGGDLSFIKLPESNEIQDEHPPT; from the exons ATGGCTGAAGGTGGCACGGAGCCAAAGTCTATTGACGGTCAGATTCCAAGAGGTCAGTTAGAGATAAACGAATGCCTCGGTAACTGGTTGATGTACTTACAG ACACTTAATGGCCTATGTACAGCTGGTACTAAACTAGCCCAATCCCTACAAGCGCTTCTCTCCGTGCACGACACAGTAGCACAATGCCGTCTGACAGGCCAATGTCTGGCTGGATGGGAAGAATTGGCGAGAGCTACACACATAGCCAGTAACACTGTTAAAAATCATGTTATCACTGCTCTGAGAGATCATGAGTCTCGCGACAATGATGGGGACAAGCAT GATATTCTTAGAGAAAATCTCTTGACATTCATAAACTTACAATATCAGTTCTGCGTCGCTTGTTGCGAGTGCTTGG GTGGCATGGCAGAGTGCTCCTGCTCTCAAAGCGGTAGCGGTGATTGCGACATCGCTGCGCTTCAGCAATGCTTCGAGCGTCTTTACAGCTCGCCGGTGCCGCCAATTTCCTCCTCGTCCACCCAGCAATCCACGCAGAACTATCGAAGATCCCCTCTGCCGTATTCGTTGTTCCCTCTGCag GTTCAGAGGAGATGGTCGgaaacggcggcggcggaaaTGTCGGGCGAGTCCGCCGAGAGCACGATGAGACGCTGGTCGATGCCCTGGGACTGCAAGCACGTTATAGAGTGGCCACGGCAGGACGCGAGGTCACGGTTAAGGGTACCCCAGCAGGATCGCAGTAGATCGACCACGCCCGACTCTGTGTGGAAAACATCAATGGCTAGTCAGGACGGTCTCCAGGAAGCCATTCAACTGTTGTCTTGCAAGCCAG GAGTTCGACCGTCCAATCAACTCTCGGCTTACACTAGTCAGCATATCCCGGGCGTCACTTTGACGACCTGCAATTTCGACTCGAATTACGACTCCGCCATTTGGTCTGGATCGCGTAGGATAGGTTCACCTAGGTGTTGGCCCCAGGACTCCAGCGATCATTCCGATCAATCCGGGCACCGTGATAGCGATCATAGCGTTCACAGCGAGCATAGAGATTCAG aACAGAGCGGTGCCAGCGGTAGTCACGGCGACAGCAAGGACAGCATTCACTCCCATTGTGATCATAGAGAAACCGAAACCG GTACAGCGGACACACTGCCGTCTCGCAAAAGCAGCTCATCGACTGACTCCTGCGTCTCTGCGCACAGCCGATCAGGTTCAGAAAGCGCGGGTGGCGgg GAGTGCACGAGATCGCAATTGTACTCGATGTGGAGTGGCGGCGATCTATCCTTCATCAAGTTGCCGGAGAGTAATGAGATACAAGATGAACATCCACCTACTTAA
- the LOC105833230 gene encoding uncharacterized protein LOC105833230 isoform X2 — MAEGGTEPKSIDGQIPRGQLEINECLGNWLMYLQTLNGLCTAGTKLAQSLQALLSVHDTVAQCRLTGQCLAGWEELARATHIASNTVKNHVITALRDHESRDNDGDKHDILRENLLTFINLQYQFCVACCECLGGMAECSCSQSGSGDCDIAALQQCFERLYSSPVPPISSSSTQQSTQNYRRSPLPYSLFPLQVQRRWSETAAAEMSGESAESTMRRWSMPWDCKHVIEWPRQDARSRLRVPQQDRSRSTTPDSVWKTSMASQDGLQEAIQLLSCKPGVRPSNQLSAYTSQHIPGVTLTTCNFDSNYDSAIWSGSRRIGSPRCWPQDSSDHSDQSGHRDSDHSVHSEHRDSEQSGASGSHGDSKDSIHSHCDHRETETADTLPSRKSSSSTDSCVSAHSRSGSESAGGGECTRSQLYSMWSGGDLSFIKLPESNEIQDEHPPT; from the exons ATGGCTGAAGGTGGCACGGAGCCAAAGTCTATTGACGGTCAGATTCCAAGAGGTCAGTTAGAGATAAACGAATGCCTCGGTAACTGGTTGATGTACTTACAG ACACTTAATGGCCTATGTACAGCTGGTACTAAACTAGCCCAATCCCTACAAGCGCTTCTCTCCGTGCACGACACAGTAGCACAATGCCGTCTGACAGGCCAATGTCTGGCTGGATGGGAAGAATTGGCGAGAGCTACACACATAGCCAGTAACACTGTTAAAAATCATGTTATCACTGCTCTGAGAGATCATGAGTCTCGCGACAATGATGGGGACAAGCAT GATATTCTTAGAGAAAATCTCTTGACATTCATAAACTTACAATATCAGTTCTGCGTCGCTTGTTGCGAGTGCTTGG GTGGCATGGCAGAGTGCTCCTGCTCTCAAAGCGGTAGCGGTGATTGCGACATCGCTGCGCTTCAGCAATGCTTCGAGCGTCTTTACAGCTCGCCGGTGCCGCCAATTTCCTCCTCGTCCACCCAGCAATCCACGCAGAACTATCGAAGATCCCCTCTGCCGTATTCGTTGTTCCCTCTGCag GTTCAGAGGAGATGGTCGgaaacggcggcggcggaaaTGTCGGGCGAGTCCGCCGAGAGCACGATGAGACGCTGGTCGATGCCCTGGGACTGCAAGCACGTTATAGAGTGGCCACGGCAGGACGCGAGGTCACGGTTAAGGGTACCCCAGCAGGATCGCAGTAGATCGACCACGCCCGACTCTGTGTGGAAAACATCAATGGCTAGTCAGGACGGTCTCCAGGAAGCCATTCAACTGTTGTCTTGCAAGCCAG GAGTTCGACCGTCCAATCAACTCTCGGCTTACACTAGTCAGCATATCCCGGGCGTCACTTTGACGACCTGCAATTTCGACTCGAATTACGACTCCGCCATTTGGTCTGGATCGCGTAGGATAGGTTCACCTAGGTGTTGGCCCCAGGACTCCAGCGATCATTCCGATCAATCCGGGCACCGTGATAGCGATCATAGCGTTCACAGCGAGCATAGAGATTCAG aACAGAGCGGTGCCAGCGGTAGTCACGGCGACAGCAAGGACAGCATTCACTCCCATTGTGATCATAGAGAAACCGAAACCG CGGACACACTGCCGTCTCGCAAAAGCAGCTCATCGACTGACTCCTGCGTCTCTGCGCACAGCCGATCAGGTTCAGAAAGCGCGGGTGGCGgg GAGTGCACGAGATCGCAATTGTACTCGATGTGGAGTGGCGGCGATCTATCCTTCATCAAGTTGCCGGAGAGTAATGAGATACAAGATGAACATCCACCTACTTAA
- the LOC105833232 gene encoding twisted gastrulation protein homolog 1-B has protein sequence MTSWKQEHVLFVAVAVGILLLTTATKRSEACNEAICASVVSKCMLTQSCKCDLVTCTCCKDCFSCLSYLYDECCSCVDLCPKPNITDNPLSRKSHVEEFTEPVPALFQALTAEADPHERWLTFTYPVDFDMSVFTPKHENEMKYHMQTANGEELHPLKPNVMTVNCTVAFMAQCNSWHKCRASCQSMGASSYRWFHDGCCECVGDTCINYGINESRCRLCSQGKDDPESADLKDPQYDDYGQDEDELGEDVVD, from the exons ATGACGAGTTGGAAACAGGAGCACGTGTTGTTCGTCGCGGTCGCCGTCGGGATTCTGTTGCTGACGACCGCGACGAAACGCTCGGAAGCATGCAACGAGGCGATCTGCGCCAGCGTCGTGAGCAAGTGCATGCTCACGCAGAGTTGCAAGTGCGACTTGGTTACCTGCACCTGCTGCAAGGACTGCTTCTCGTGCTTGAGCTATTTGTATGACGAGTGCTGCTCATGCGTAG ATCTGTGCCCGAAGCCGAATATCACCGACAATCCGTTGAGCAGAAAGTCTCACGTGGAGGAATTCACCGAGCCAGTGCCGGCGCTCTTCCAAGCGCTCACGGCCGAAGCGGATCCACACGAGAGATGGCTCACCTTCACGTATCCGGTAGACTTCGACATGTCGGTCTTCACGCCGAAACATGAGAACGAAATGAAATATCATATGC AAACCGCGAACGGGGAGGAGCTGCATCCGCTGAAGCCGAACGTGATGACGGTGAACTGCACGGTCGCGTTCATGGCGCAGTGCAACTCCTGGCACAAATGTCGGGCGTCCTGCCAGAGCATGGGCGCCTCGAGCTACAGGTGGTTCCACGACGGCTGTTGCGAGTGCGTGGGCGACACGTGCATCAACTACGGAATCAACGAGTCGAGATGCAGGCTGTGCTCGCAGGGAAAGGACGATCCGGAATCCGCCGACCTGAAGGACCCGCAGTACGACGATTACGGTCAGGATGAGGACGAGCTGGGCGAGGACGTGGTGGATTAG